Proteins from one Cryptomeria japonica chromosome 4, Sugi_1.0, whole genome shotgun sequence genomic window:
- the LOC131060421 gene encoding B3 domain-containing transcription factor NGA2: MANRNQFGNLQYLFSKELCTSDTNKLCRVIIPKAKAEAYILPMYTSKEREDIKEDKDLKLRGFDIDSNQEESFALKFLKSSKCYELKSGWSQFVQRRQLKMGDVFNFYVRSDTKQLCISCDQPLKLKLASPEMLCGEEYKKPKMERSEKLNGEWIEELKEENLKFRTSWLKMWYDQE, translated from the coding sequence ATGGCAAACAGAAATCAATTTGGTAATCTTCAGTACCTGTTTTCAAAAGAATTGTGCACTAGTGATACAAATAAGTTGTGCAGGGTAATAATTCCGAAAGCAAAAGCGGAAGCATATATTTTGCCGATGTATACAAGCAAAGAGAGAGAAGACATTAAGGAGGATAAAGACCTTAAGCTACGAGGTTTTGACATTGATTCAAACCAGGAGGAAAGCTTTGCGCTTAAGTTCTTAAAAAGTAGCAAGTGCTACGAGCTGAAGAGTGGATGGAGTCAATTTGTACAGCGGAGGCAATTGAAAATGGGCGATGTCTTTAATTTTTATGTAAGAAGTGACACCAAACAACTATGTATAAGCTGCGACCAACCCCTTAAACTCAAACTCGCCTCTCCAGAAATGTTGTGTGGGGAAGAGTATAAAAAGCCAAAAATGGAGCGCTCAGAGAAGTTAAATGGTGAATGGATAGAAGAATTAAAGGAGGAGAACCTTAAATTCAGAACCTCGTGGTTAAAAATGTGGTATGATCAAGAGTAA